The following proteins are co-located in the Methanobrevibacter sp. TMH8 genome:
- a CDS encoding DNA methyltransferase yields the protein MDLLLIQSQEHETLPLAELKAVLATEKIDCNIEIVTNGLVLLKSLNKEDFYKNYKLLVRRLAYTHEIHELILRTDSSHLEDQFKDIKWDNYISDDFVVRIKRFDKVEIDTPIMERQLGHLILNYNIGENNQNNQNNENNENYENYESPTTENHFKVNLKDPNSFIRVLATKNEIFVAYEKFKLNKKHFQKIKPHKRPFFYPGSMSPKLARCMVNLSHIKEGQLMLDPFCGTGGILIEGGMIGAKLIGSDINWNMKNGTIVNLEYCSNLDYCDMEESDYEAHHIDVRELKLYEKVDAVVTDPPYGISTSTGGVKDGKIFHQFLESIDYNMKENAYLCIAHPHYLDIDPMLEDLDFELLERHRIKMHKSLTRIISVIRKIK from the coding sequence ATGGATTTATTACTTATTCAATCTCAAGAACATGAAACTTTGCCTTTAGCTGAGTTAAAAGCGGTTTTAGCTACTGAAAAAATCGATTGTAATATCGAAATTGTAACAAATGGTTTAGTTTTATTAAAATCTTTAAATAAAGAAGATTTTTATAAAAATTACAAATTGTTAGTTAGAAGATTAGCATATACTCATGAAATACATGAACTTATTTTAAGAACTGATAGTTCACATCTTGAAGATCAATTTAAAGATATAAAATGGGATAATTATATATCTGATGATTTTGTTGTTAGAATTAAAAGATTTGATAAGGTTGAAATTGATACTCCAATTATGGAGCGACAACTAGGACATTTGATTTTAAATTACAATATTGGTGAGAATAATCAAAATAATCAAAATAATGAGAATAATGAGAATTATGAGAATTATGAGAGTCCAACAACTGAAAATCATTTTAAAGTTAATTTAAAAGATCCTAATTCTTTTATTAGGGTATTAGCTACTAAAAACGAGATTTTTGTTGCTTATGAAAAATTTAAATTAAACAAAAAACATTTTCAAAAAATTAAACCTCATAAACGACCATTTTTCTATCCCGGGTCTATGAGTCCAAAATTAGCCAGATGTATGGTTAATTTGTCTCATATAAAAGAAGGGCAGCTAATGTTAGATCCTTTCTGTGGAACTGGTGGTATCTTAATTGAAGGTGGAATGATTGGAGCTAAATTAATTGGTTCTGATATCAATTGGAATATGAAAAATGGAACAATAGTCAATTTAGAATATTGTAGCAATCTTGATTACTGTGATATGGAAGAATCTGATTATGAAGCTCACCATATTGATGTTAGAGAACTAAAATTATATGAAAAAGTAGATGCAGTAGTAACTGATCCTCCATATGGCATTTCTACTTCAACTGGGGGAGTAAAAGATGGGAAAATTTTCCACCAGTTTCTAGAATCAATTGACTATAACATGAAAGAAAATGCATATTTATGTATAGCTCATCCTCATTACTTGGATATTGATCCTATGTTAGAAGATCTTGATTTTGAATTATTGGAAAGGCATAGGATTAAAATGCATAAAAGCCTAACAAGGATTATTTCTGTCATTCGTAAGATTAAATAA
- the gatE gene encoding Glu-tRNA(Gln) amidotransferase subunit GatE: MNMNNWDELGLKMGLEIHQQLNTKSKLFCPCATELVDEEFDEEIRRNLRPTQSELGQIDRAALQESLRKMKFNYESYDYHTCLVETDDEPPHDLNQKALELSMVIATLLNMNIVDEFHTMRKQVIDGSNTGGFQRTGLVATDGYLETPYGRVAIENLCLEEDASKRIDINSKKCLNSETKDHTHFRLDRLGIPLVEITTDPSIHHPEQVREVAYALGQVLRSTNVKRGLGTIRQDLNISIAKGARCEIKGVQNLDLMGEIVEREVQRQLKLIEIKNELKKRNAKVLDEIHDLSSVFENSSSKIISSAESVKGVVLKGFAGLIGEEIQKGRRFGTEIASYAKKRGVSGIFHTDELPAYGITNEEVQSMREYLSVDKEDAIIIVAHNENITVSALEEVIRRANMAFEGVIEETRKSLDDGNTEYMRPLPTSSRMYLETDIPLFKIDQESIENIKNNLPELPDVKKDRIISQYALSEDLANQLVRRLKADDFEVIISEIGSNNVDSTTIASVLAYDLREIKREGHDISKINQNRLIDVFKLLADSKVSKDALREIIIGICEYPNKEPEEIAKDKNLLVLDESDVQKIIGEIVAKNSSMIEERKLGALGPLMGVSMKELKGKADGKIVNKILKEEIEKLI; this comes from the coding sequence ATGAATATGAATAATTGGGATGAATTAGGTTTAAAGATGGGTTTAGAGATTCATCAGCAACTAAATACAAAGAGTAAGCTATTTTGCCCATGTGCTACTGAACTCGTGGATGAAGAGTTCGATGAAGAAATAAGAAGAAATTTAAGGCCTACACAAAGTGAATTAGGCCAAATTGACAGAGCTGCACTTCAAGAATCTCTTAGAAAAATGAAATTTAATTATGAATCTTATGATTATCATACTTGTTTAGTTGAAACAGATGATGAACCTCCTCATGATCTAAATCAAAAAGCTTTGGAGCTTTCTATGGTTATAGCTACTTTACTTAATATGAATATTGTTGATGAATTCCATACAATGAGAAAACAAGTTATTGATGGAAGTAATACTGGAGGTTTTCAACGTACAGGTCTAGTTGCAACTGATGGGTATCTTGAAACACCTTATGGGAGAGTAGCTATTGAAAATCTTTGTTTAGAAGAAGATGCTTCAAAAAGAATAGATATTAATAGTAAAAAATGTCTAAACTCTGAAACAAAAGATCATACACACTTTAGATTGGATAGGTTAGGGATTCCTCTTGTTGAAATCACAACTGATCCTTCAATTCACCATCCCGAACAAGTAAGAGAAGTGGCATATGCTCTTGGTCAAGTTTTAAGAAGTACTAATGTTAAAAGAGGTCTTGGTACTATAAGACAAGATCTGAATATTTCTATAGCAAAAGGTGCTAGATGTGAAATAAAAGGTGTTCAAAATCTTGATTTAATGGGTGAAATTGTTGAACGTGAAGTTCAAAGGCAATTGAAACTAATTGAAATTAAAAATGAGCTTAAAAAAAGAAATGCAAAAGTTTTAGATGAAATTCATGATCTTAGCTCTGTTTTTGAAAATAGTTCTTCAAAAATTATTTCTTCTGCAGAATCAGTAAAAGGTGTTGTATTAAAAGGTTTTGCAGGATTGATTGGCGAAGAAATTCAAAAAGGTAGAAGATTTGGAACTGAAATTGCTAGCTATGCTAAAAAAAGAGGAGTATCTGGAATTTTCCATACTGATGAGTTACCTGCATATGGTATAACTAATGAAGAAGTTCAATCTATGAGAGAATATCTTTCAGTTGATAAAGAAGATGCTATTATTATTGTAGCTCATAATGAGAATATAACTGTATCTGCTCTAGAAGAAGTTATAAGAAGGGCTAATATGGCTTTTGAGGGTGTTATTGAAGAAACAAGGAAATCCCTTGATGATGGTAATACTGAATATATGAGACCACTTCCAACTTCTAGTAGAATGTATCTTGAAACTGACATTCCTTTATTTAAAATTGACCAAGAATCAATTGAAAACATTAAAAATAATTTACCAGAATTACCTGATGTTAAGAAAGATAGAATAATTTCACAATATGCTTTAAGTGAAGATTTAGCTAATCAATTAGTTAGAAGACTAAAAGCTGATGATTTTGAAGTAATAATTTCTGAAATCGGTAGTAATAATGTTGATTCTACTACTATTGCTTCTGTTTTAGCTTATGATTTAAGAGAAATCAAAAGAGAGGGTCATGATATATCTAAGATTAATCAAAATAGATTGATTGATGTATTCAAATTACTTGCAGATTCAAAAGTTTCAAAAGATGCATTAAGAGAGATTATTATTGGAATCTGTGAATACCCAAACAAGGAACCTGAAGAAATAGCTAAGGATAAAAATTTATTGGTTCTTGATGAATCAGATGTTCAAAAGATCATTGGGGAAATTGTAGCTAAAAATTCTTCTATGATAGAAGAAAGAAAATTAGGTGCTTTGGGACCTCTTATGGGAGTTTCGATGAAAGAACTTAAAGGAAAAGCAGATGGAAAAATTGTTAACAAGATTCTTAAAGAAGAAATAGAAAAGTTAATTTAA
- a CDS encoding GMP synthase subunit A, with the protein MKILIINNKGQYNHRIGRSLRYLDIPSDLVSNELSPEEIKEKDPIGIILGGGPSLDESGNSIEYITNIDELDIPILGICLGHQLIAKSFGGEVSTSSTESYAQIEIDIIKDDILFNGIESPMKVWTSHKDEVKTLPDDFEILAKSNICDIEAMKHKKKNIYGIQFHPEVHHTPDGELIFKNFYEICLNNQK; encoded by the coding sequence ATGAAAATTCTTATTATTAACAATAAAGGTCAATATAATCATAGAATTGGAAGAAGTTTAAGATATTTAGACATTCCCTCTGATTTAGTTTCAAATGAATTATCTCCTGAAGAAATAAAAGAAAAAGATCCTATTGGAATTATTTTAGGTGGAGGTCCATCACTTGATGAATCTGGAAATAGTATAGAATATATAACTAATATTGATGAATTGGATATTCCTATTTTAGGTATATGTTTGGGACATCAATTGATAGCTAAATCTTTTGGTGGTGAAGTTTCAACTTCTTCTACTGAAAGCTATGCTCAAATTGAAATTGATATTATAAAAGATGATATTTTATTCAATGGAATTGAGTCTCCTATGAAAGTTTGGACTTCTCATAAAGATGAAGTTAAAACTCTTCCTGATGATTTTGAAATATTAGCTAAATCAAATATATGTGATATTGAAGCTATGAAGCATAAAAAAAAGAATATTTATGGAATTCAATTCCATCCTGAGGTTCATCACACTCCAGATGGTGAACTCATATTTAAAAATTTCTATGAAATTTGTTTAAATAATCAAAAATAA
- the trxB gene encoding thioredoxin-disulfide reductase: MEEYDIIIIGAGPGGLTAGLYAGRQGTKTLILDKGLTGGAGLMVPSMENYPGFDLIAGMSLIPKMKAQTEKNAEIHEMEGVESIDRIDNGFILKTTKDEYFAKSIIIATGATHRKLEVPGEDHYNGFGVSYCATCDGLLYKDKDILMIGGGNSALQEAIFLNNVGCNVTVVHRRDEFRAEKYLQNKLKEKGIPVIWNSVVEEIKGSQMVESVILSNIKDNSKQELKVQGIFIAIGDVPSSELAKELGVNVNKYNQIITDKTQRTNVENVYAIGDVTGGVKQWVVACGEGAIAATYAYQDLEQTKKRE; the protein is encoded by the coding sequence ATGGAAGAATATGATATTATTATCATAGGTGCAGGTCCTGGAGGTTTAACAGCAGGATTGTATGCTGGAAGACAAGGAACAAAAACTTTAATATTAGATAAAGGTCTTACTGGTGGGGCTGGCCTTATGGTTCCTTCTATGGAAAATTACCCTGGCTTTGATTTGATAGCAGGAATGAGTTTAATACCTAAAATGAAAGCTCAAACAGAGAAAAATGCTGAAATTCATGAAATGGAAGGTGTTGAATCCATTGATAGAATAGATAATGGCTTTATATTAAAAACTACAAAAGATGAATATTTTGCTAAATCAATTATTATTGCTACTGGTGCCACTCATAGAAAGTTAGAAGTTCCTGGTGAAGATCATTATAATGGATTTGGAGTTTCTTATTGTGCTACTTGTGATGGTTTACTTTATAAAGATAAAGATATTTTAATGATTGGTGGAGGAAATAGTGCTCTTCAAGAAGCAATTTTCTTAAATAATGTTGGTTGTAATGTTACTGTTGTTCACCGCCGTGATGAATTCAGAGCTGAAAAATATCTTCAAAATAAACTAAAAGAAAAAGGCATACCTGTAATTTGGAATTCTGTTGTTGAAGAAATTAAAGGAAGTCAAATGGTAGAGTCTGTAATATTGTCTAATATAAAAGATAATTCAAAACAAGAATTGAAAGTTCAAGGAATATTTATAGCTATTGGAGATGTCCCATCAAGTGAACTAGCTAAAGAATTAGGGGTTAATGTTAATAAATACAATCAAATAATTACTGATAAGACCCAAAGAACTAATGTTGAAAATGTTTATGCTATTGGTGATGTTACTGGTGGTGTAAAACAATGGGTTGTTGCATGTGGTGAAGGCGCAATAGCTGCTACATATGCTTATCAAGACCTAGAACAAACAAAAAAAAGAGAATAA
- the cgi121 gene encoding KEOPS complex subunit Cgi121 has protein sequence MIDVENFNLLDTLDINDNIEIVGFKGNIDSIPDILKKVDSIKSNCCDGCIIQLIDSKAIAGEKHLLHGIIHGILAFKRNENLAKDLGIEICVRISAQRQISKALEILGLKEGEMEIVAILINCPDYFINELSNIFNRDDSVFTPDSSILKNIYNISDEELDVMEIENILIDKTSELIVEL, from the coding sequence TTGATAGATGTAGAAAATTTTAATCTATTGGATACTTTAGATATTAATGATAATATTGAAATAGTTGGATTTAAAGGTAATATAGATAGTATTCCAGATATTCTTAAAAAAGTTGATTCGATAAAATCTAATTGTTGTGATGGTTGTATAATCCAATTAATAGATTCTAAAGCAATAGCGGGGGAAAAACATCTTCTGCATGGAATCATTCATGGAATTTTAGCTTTCAAAAGGAATGAAAATTTAGCTAAAGATTTGGGTATTGAAATTTGCGTTAGAATATCAGCTCAAAGACAAATATCAAAAGCATTAGAGATTTTAGGATTAAAAGAAGGAGAAATGGAAATAGTAGCTATTTTAATCAACTGTCCTGATTACTTTATTAATGAATTGTCTAATATTTTCAATAGGGATGATAGTGTTTTTACACCAGATTCTTCTATTTTAAAGAATATTTATAATATTTCTGATGAAGAACTAGATGTTATGGAAATAGAGAATATATTAATTGATAAAACTTCTGAGTTAATTGTTGAGTTGTGA
- a CDS encoding (R)-citramalate synthase yields MKLRVLDTTLRDGEQTPGISLTASEKLRIATKLDEIGVNIIEAGSAITSHGEREAIKAVTGAGLNAEIASFARAVRVDVDAALECGVDSVHLVVPTSDLHIEYKLKKTREEVLSQAIDACQYAVDHGLIVELSAEDATRSDINFLKKVFSEGISVGANRICACDTVGMLTPEKSYDFYSKLATLGAPLSVHCHNDFGLAVANTLSAIRAGATEFHCTVNGIGERAGNAAMEEIIVSLNTLYGEENSFLSKPEEDNYNFETDINIQELYSTSKLVARLTGVYLQPNKAIVGENAFAHESGIHADGVIKNAATYEPITPELVGHRRKFIMGKHIGTKGLKNNLNELGIKANEEQLCEIFEKVKSLGDMGKCVTDVDLQAIADNVLEFEREQKIKLEEVTIVSGNKVIPTASIKLKVDDKDILEAGVGIGPVDAAIVAVKKGISEFADVELEEYHVDAITGGTDALIDVIVKLRLGDKIISARSTQPDIINASVEAYLSGVNRLLEAND; encoded by the coding sequence ATGAAATTAAGAGTATTAGACACTACACTTAGAGATGGAGAGCAAACTCCAGGAATATCACTTACAGCCAGTGAAAAGTTAAGAATAGCTACTAAATTAGATGAAATTGGAGTCAATATTATTGAAGCTGGTTCTGCTATTACTTCTCACGGTGAGAGAGAAGCTATTAAAGCAGTTACAGGTGCAGGTCTAAATGCTGAAATTGCTAGCTTTGCTAGAGCTGTTAGAGTAGATGTTGATGCTGCTTTAGAATGTGGTGTAGATAGTGTTCATTTGGTAGTTCCTACATCTGATCTCCATATTGAATATAAACTTAAAAAAACAAGAGAAGAAGTTTTATCTCAAGCTATTGATGCATGTCAATATGCTGTTGATCATGGTCTAATTGTTGAACTTTCTGCTGAAGATGCAACAAGAAGTGATATAAACTTTTTAAAGAAAGTATTTTCTGAAGGGATATCTGTTGGAGCAAATAGGATTTGTGCATGTGATACTGTTGGAATGTTAACTCCTGAAAAATCATATGACTTTTATTCAAAGTTAGCTACTCTTGGAGCTCCTTTAAGTGTTCATTGTCACAATGATTTTGGATTAGCTGTAGCTAATACTCTTAGTGCAATTCGTGCTGGAGCAACTGAATTTCATTGTACTGTTAATGGTATAGGTGAGAGAGCTGGAAATGCTGCTATGGAGGAAATCATTGTTTCATTAAATACACTCTATGGTGAGGAAAATAGTTTTCTATCTAAACCTGAGGAAGATAACTATAACTTTGAAACTGACATAAATATTCAAGAACTTTATTCTACTTCAAAACTCGTAGCTAGACTTACTGGTGTTTATCTCCAACCAAATAAAGCTATTGTTGGTGAAAATGCTTTTGCCCATGAGTCTGGAATTCATGCTGATGGGGTTATAAAAAATGCAGCTACTTATGAACCAATTACTCCAGAACTTGTTGGTCACAGACGTAAATTTATAATGGGAAAACACATTGGAACTAAAGGTTTAAAGAATAATCTTAATGAACTTGGAATCAAAGCTAATGAAGAACAACTTTGTGAAATATTTGAGAAAGTCAAGTCTCTTGGTGATATGGGTAAGTGTGTTACAGATGTAGATCTTCAAGCTATAGCTGATAATGTCTTAGAGTTCGAAAGAGAGCAAAAAATTAAACTTGAAGAAGTTACTATTGTTTCTGGAAATAAAGTTATTCCTACAGCATCAATTAAACTTAAAGTGGATGATAAAGATATTTTAGAAGCAGGTGTAGGTATTGGTCCTGTGGATGCAGCTATTGTAGCTGTTAAAAAAGGAATATCTGAATTTGCTGATGTTGAACTGGAAGAATATCATGTAGATGCAATAACTGGTGGTACTGATGCATTGATTGATGTGATTGTTAAGTTACGTCTTGGTGATAAAATCATCTCAGCTAGAAGTACTCAACCTGATATTATTAATGCAAGTGTAGAAGCTTATTTAAGTGGTGTAAACAGACTTTTGGAAGCTAATGATTGA
- the gatD gene encoding Glu-tRNA(Gln) amidotransferase subunit GatD has translation MTYKKLAKEFLDSANVSIGDTIKIEKENVSYKGILLDRSEDADDEYIVLKLDSGYNLGININNAIIELIEKGDKPKIQYDSIGTKKDKNKMDISIVSTGGTVSSIIDYKTGAVHPAFTADDLLRANPELLELANYKVKALYNILSENMKPKYWVEAANSIANDISDGADGVVVAHGTDTMHYTSAALSFILETPVPIVVTGAQRSSDRPSTDAYLNLINSVGVAKSDIAEVTVCMHADLDDDYCYLHRGTKVRKMHTSRRDTFRSINSEPIATLKDGELAKINSNLGYIKRGVNELKIRDNLESKVALIKSFPGITNELIDYHIDKGFKGILIEGTGLGHVPDYMVESIRRANDENIAVVMTSQCLYGKVNMNVYSTGRKLLNANVISGGDMTPEVAYVKLCWALGQNDNLEEVEKLMKTNIAGEFSEKSSIKHFLN, from the coding sequence ATGACTTATAAAAAATTAGCTAAAGAATTTTTAGATTCAGCTAATGTTTCTATTGGAGATACTATAAAGATTGAAAAAGAAAATGTATCTTATAAAGGAATATTACTTGATAGATCAGAAGATGCTGATGATGAATATATTGTGTTAAAACTTGATAGTGGGTATAATTTAGGTATAAATATTAATAATGCTATTATTGAGTTGATTGAAAAAGGAGATAAGCCTAAAATTCAGTATGATTCTATTGGCACTAAAAAAGATAAAAATAAGATGGATATTTCAATTGTTTCTACTGGAGGGACTGTTTCATCTATAATTGATTATAAAACTGGTGCTGTTCATCCTGCTTTTACAGCTGATGATTTGCTTAGAGCTAATCCTGAACTTCTTGAATTAGCTAATTACAAAGTTAAAGCTCTTTATAATATTCTTAGTGAAAATATGAAACCTAAATATTGGGTTGAAGCAGCTAATTCCATAGCTAATGATATTTCGGATGGTGCTGATGGTGTAGTTGTAGCTCATGGAACTGATACTATGCATTATACTTCAGCTGCACTAAGTTTTATATTGGAAACCCCAGTTCCAATTGTTGTTACTGGAGCTCAAAGAAGTTCAGATAGGCCATCTACTGATGCATATCTTAATTTAATCAATTCTGTAGGAGTTGCAAAATCTGATATTGCAGAAGTCACTGTTTGTATGCATGCTGATTTAGATGATGACTATTGTTATCTTCATAGAGGAACAAAAGTTCGTAAAATGCATACTAGTAGGAGAGATACTTTTAGAAGTATTAATAGTGAACCAATAGCTACTTTAAAAGATGGAGAATTGGCTAAAATTAATTCAAATCTTGGATATATTAAAAGAGGAGTTAATGAGTTAAAAATTCGAGATAATCTTGAATCTAAAGTAGCACTTATAAAAAGTTTTCCAGGAATCACCAATGAATTAATTGATTATCATATTGATAAAGGTTTTAAAGGTATTCTTATTGAAGGAACTGGTCTTGGTCATGTACCGGATTATATGGTTGAATCTATCAGAAGAGCTAATGATGAAAATATAGCTGTTGTAATGACTTCTCAATGTCTTTATGGAAAAGTTAATATGAATGTATATAGTACTGGAAGAAAGTTACTAAATGCTAATGTTATATCTGGTGGGGACATGACTCCTGAAGTGGCTTATGTTAAACTATGCTGGGCTTTAGGTCAAAATGATAATTTGGAAGAAGTTGAAAAACTCATGAAAACAAATATTGCTGGTGAATTTTCTGAAAAATCTTCAATAAAACATTTTTTAAACTGA
- the guaA gene encoding glutamine-hydrolyzing GMP synthase → MLNPSEFIKESVKNIKNEIGDEKAIIALSGGVDSSVCSVLVKEAIGDNLVAVFVNHGLLREGEVEEVCETFENRLNFIYVDASDEFLEALSGVEDPEEKRKIIGKIFIDVFEREAEKIQAKFLVQGTIAPDWIESEGKIKSHHNLALPGGMVLELVEPVRELYKDEVREIGLELDLPDTLIYRQPFPGPGLAVRVIGQLSKEKLEICRKADAIVREEIIKNNVDKELWQYFAVLTDTKVTGVKGDQRDFGYLVVLRMVASVDAMTAYVPELPWAVIRTISKRITSEVSEITHVSLSISDKPPSTIEFA, encoded by the coding sequence ATGTTGAATCCATCTGAATTTATAAAGGAATCTGTTAAAAATATCAAAAATGAAATTGGTGATGAAAAAGCTATTATTGCTCTTTCTGGAGGAGTTGACAGTTCAGTATGCTCTGTTCTTGTAAAAGAAGCTATAGGTGATAATTTAGTAGCTGTTTTTGTTAATCATGGTCTTCTTCGAGAAGGAGAGGTAGAAGAAGTTTGTGAAACTTTTGAGAATAGATTAAACTTTATTTATGTAGATGCGAGTGATGAATTTCTTGAGGCACTTTCTGGTGTAGAAGATCCAGAAGAAAAAAGAAAAATCATTGGAAAAATATTTATAGATGTTTTTGAAAGAGAAGCAGAAAAAATCCAAGCTAAATTCTTAGTTCAAGGAACAATAGCTCCTGATTGGATTGAAAGTGAAGGAAAAATCAAATCTCATCATAATCTTGCTCTACCAGGAGGGATGGTTTTAGAATTAGTTGAACCTGTTAGGGAGTTATATAAAGATGAAGTTAGAGAAATTGGGCTTGAATTAGATCTTCCAGATACTCTTATTTATAGACAACCTTTCCCAGGTCCAGGTCTTGCAGTTAGGGTTATAGGGCAACTTTCAAAAGAAAAATTAGAAATTTGTAGAAAAGCTGATGCTATTGTAAGGGAAGAAATTATTAAAAATAATGTTGATAAAGAATTGTGGCAGTATTTCGCAGTACTTACTGATACTAAGGTCACTGGTGTTAAAGGAGATCAAAGGGACTTTGGTTATTTAGTCGTACTTAGAATGGTCGCATCTGTAGATGCTATGACTGCTTATGTTCCCGAATTACCTTGGGCTGTTATTAGGACTATTTCAAAGAGAATTACTTCTGAAGTCTCTGAAATTACTCATGTTTCTTTGTCTATAAGTGATAAACCACCTAGTACTATTGAATTTGCTTAA
- a CDS encoding zinc ribbon domain-containing protein, with protein sequence MEFEKTKYCVHCGEKVSADAEKCVHCGEWLKENSVSRNHTSYRYTSQRVMDEENKDLGDVPNENVGDNSVNPSNNSNNANMNNKGAVTEYSKILPIRRLLLLMLLTLGVYSLYWIYKTNCYLKDDLGKDVSPGLRTFLMIIPIANIIIFYQTLEDMNQFIKQERIETYSSGLNILIWFFIPFAGFWVYINVQESINEFWRIKESNLPIRREFSSSEIVVMALGAIIWVFYYILIIFASILGSMSGV encoded by the coding sequence ATGGAATTTGAAAAGACAAAATATTGTGTTCATTGTGGGGAAAAAGTTTCTGCAGATGCTGAAAAATGTGTACATTGTGGGGAATGGTTAAAAGAGAATTCAGTATCTAGAAATCACACTTCATATAGATATACTTCACAAAGGGTAATGGATGAAGAAAATAAAGATTTAGGGGATGTTCCTAACGAAAATGTTGGAGATAATTCTGTAAATCCTTCAAATAACTCTAATAACGCTAACATGAATAATAAAGGAGCTGTCACTGAATATTCAAAAATTCTCCCAATAAGAAGACTTTTGCTATTGATGTTACTAACATTAGGAGTATACTCTCTTTATTGGATTTATAAAACTAATTGCTATTTAAAAGATGATCTTGGAAAAGATGTTAGTCCTGGATTAAGAACATTTTTAATGATAATTCCTATAGCTAATATAATAATTTTTTATCAAACATTAGAGGATATGAACCAATTTATTAAACAAGAAAGAATTGAAACTTATTCTTCAGGTTTAAATATTTTAATCTGGTTTTTCATACCTTTTGCAGGATTTTGGGTTTATATTAATGTTCAAGAATCTATCAATGAATTTTGGAGAATTAAAGAATCTAATCTTCCAATTAGAAGAGAATTCAGTAGTTCTGAAATCGTTGTAATGGCTTTAGGAGCAATTATTTGGGTATTTTATTATATTTTAATAATTTTTGCAAGTATATTAGGTTCGATGAGTGGAGTTTAA
- a CDS encoding DegT/DnrJ/EryC1/StrS family aminotransferase — protein MKLTYKEPAKKTKETMAKIAKNPEIANENDYDKEVNSKILSKTKHIDCKLVNSGNAAIMVSMNAIEGPILIPDQGAWHGFKQIAKFLNKKIIPIKTELGIINEEVLNNFSKENPSVLKNNQENNKNNKDNKDNNYEKDNNNYNLALFLTSFAGYSAEQPIKEIANWCKENNIVLVEDASGGICDPKQKLANGKYSDIILASTSSPKVINVGDGGFITTNKKEIFEKSNILLKIAKSNIITKCGILTELDFAENNLKKTLEATEYIKNNIDNVIHQDKRGTNVIIKSNDNHSLANSLKDEFDLGGKSIITKCPNYNRLKIKGVAIEIKNIDTKSLTKENLDEIIDIINKH, from the coding sequence ATGAAACTCACCTATAAAGAGCCTGCAAAAAAAACAAAAGAAACAATGGCTAAAATAGCTAAAAATCCAGAAATAGCTAATGAAAATGATTATGATAAAGAAGTAAATTCTAAAATATTATCTAAAACAAAACATATTGATTGTAAATTAGTAAATAGTGGAAATGCAGCTATAATGGTGAGTATGAATGCTATTGAAGGACCTATATTGATTCCAGATCAAGGAGCTTGGCACGGCTTTAAGCAAATAGCTAAATTTCTTAATAAAAAAATAATTCCAATCAAAACAGAACTTGGGATAATAAATGAAGAAGTTTTAAATAATTTTTCTAAAGAAAATCCTTCAGTTTTAAAAAATAATCAGGAAAATAATAAGAATAATAAGGATAATAAAGATAATAATTATGAGAAAGATAATAATAATTATAATTTAGCTTTATTTTTAACTAGTTTTGCAGGATATAGTGCAGAACAACCTATAAAGGAGATAGCTAACTGGTGTAAAGAAAACAATATAGTTCTTGTTGAAGATGCTTCTGGAGGAATATGCGATCCAAAGCAAAAATTAGCTAATGGAAAATATTCTGATATTATATTAGCTTCAACTTCATCACCCAAAGTAATCAATGTTGGAGATGGTGGATTTATAACTACAAATAAAAAAGAAATATTTGAAAAATCAAATATTTTGCTTAAAATAGCTAAATCCAACATTATAACTAAGTGTGGAATTTTAACTGAATTAGATTTTGCAGAAAATAATCTAAAAAAAACACTTGAAGCTACAGAATATATCAAAAATAATATTGATAATGTTATTCACCAAGATAAAAGAGGAACAAATGTTATAATTAAAAGTAATGATAATCATTCTTTAGCTAATAGTTTAAAAGATGAATTTGATTTAGGTGGAAAATCTATTATAACTAAATGTCCTAACTATAATAGACTAAAAATTAAGGGAGTAGCTATTGAAATCAAAAATATAGATACAAAATCCCTTACAAAAGAAAATTTAGATGAAATTATTGATATTATTAACAAACATTAA